In one Streptomyces sp. NBC_01288 genomic region, the following are encoded:
- the fabG gene encoding 3-oxoacyl-ACP reductase FabG — MSTTEQRVAIVTGGARGIGAATAVRLATEGRAVAVIDLDEAACKDTVEKITAAGGKALAVGADVSDEAQVEAAITRIVAELGAPTILVNNAGVLRDNLLFKMSVADWDTVLGVHLRGSFLMTKAVQKHMVDAGFGRIVNLSSSSALGNRGQANYSAAKAGLQGFTKTLAIELGKFGITANAVAPGFIATDMTAATAARVGMGFDDFKAAAATQIPVQRVGEPDDIANAVAFFTNEAAGFVSGQVLYVAGGPLN, encoded by the coding sequence ATGTCCACCACTGAGCAGCGGGTCGCGATTGTCACCGGCGGGGCGCGGGGCATCGGCGCCGCCACCGCCGTACGCCTCGCGACCGAGGGCCGTGCGGTCGCCGTGATCGACCTCGACGAGGCCGCCTGCAAGGACACCGTGGAGAAGATCACCGCGGCCGGCGGCAAGGCCCTCGCGGTCGGCGCCGACGTCTCCGACGAGGCGCAGGTCGAGGCCGCGATCACGCGGATCGTCGCGGAGCTGGGCGCGCCGACGATCCTCGTCAACAACGCGGGCGTGCTCCGCGACAACCTCCTCTTCAAGATGAGCGTCGCCGACTGGGACACCGTCCTCGGCGTACACCTGCGCGGCTCGTTCCTGATGACCAAGGCCGTCCAGAAGCACATGGTCGACGCGGGCTTCGGCCGGATCGTCAACCTCTCCTCGTCCTCCGCCCTCGGCAACCGCGGCCAGGCCAACTACTCAGCCGCCAAGGCCGGTCTCCAGGGCTTCACCAAGACCCTCGCCATCGAGCTGGGCAAGTTCGGCATCACGGCCAACGCCGTCGCCCCCGGCTTCATCGCCACCGACATGACCGCCGCGACCGCCGCCCGCGTCGGCATGGGCTTCGACGACTTCAAGGCCGCCGCCGCCACCCAGATCCCGGTGCAGCGCGTCGGCGAGCCCGACGACATCGCCAACGCCGTCGCCTTCTTCACGAACGAGGCGGCCGGTTTCGTCTCCGGCCAGGTGCTGTACGTCGCCGGCGGACCGCTCAACTAG
- a CDS encoding pyridoxamine 5'-phosphate oxidase family protein, with the protein MQGTTTQPTSPPAAYTPTDRTVPTRSAERASYDKELVHAILDQAYVCHLGFVRDGMPIVLPTLYGRVGERLYVHGSTGARPLRMTGQADPGLPVCLTVTHVDGLVLARSAFHHSINYRSVVVHGIAHQVTDPEEKRTALDALVDHVVPGRSADSRPANKKELAATMVIRLDLDEVSAKLRTGGANDDPEDLDLPHWAGVVPLSPAYGAPLPNDDLAPGTELPSYLAAL; encoded by the coding sequence ATGCAGGGGACCACCACCCAGCCGACGTCACCGCCCGCCGCGTACACGCCGACCGACCGGACCGTCCCCACGCGCTCCGCGGAACGGGCGTCCTACGACAAGGAGTTGGTGCACGCGATACTCGACCAGGCCTACGTCTGCCACCTCGGCTTCGTGCGCGACGGCATGCCGATCGTGCTGCCGACGCTGTACGGGCGGGTCGGCGAGCGGCTGTACGTGCACGGGTCGACCGGCGCGCGCCCGCTACGGATGACGGGGCAGGCCGACCCGGGGCTCCCGGTGTGCCTGACCGTCACGCACGTGGACGGCCTGGTGCTGGCCCGTTCCGCGTTCCACCACTCGATCAACTACCGCTCCGTGGTGGTGCACGGCATCGCCCACCAGGTGACGGACCCCGAGGAGAAGCGGACGGCACTGGACGCGCTGGTCGACCATGTCGTGCCGGGCCGGTCGGCGGACTCGCGGCCCGCCAACAAGAAGGAACTCGCCGCCACCATGGTGATCCGCCTCGACCTCGACGAGGTCTCCGCCAAGCTCCGCACCGGCGGCGCGAACGACGACCCCGAGGACCTGGACCTCCCCCACTGGGCCGGAGTGGTCCCGCTCTCCCCCGCCTACGGAGCCCCGCTCCCGAACGACGACCTCGCCCCCGGCACCGAACTCCCCTCCTACCTGGCCGCGTTGTAA
- a CDS encoding DMT family transporter, with translation MQAGDTATPLPVPLPRRALDWRLRFGALSLIWGFSFLLIKVGTHGYAPFQVTFGRLLFGTVVLAAAMAVKRVRLPHGARTWAHLAVAAFLLNALPFSLFAYAELTIPSTLAGICNATSPLWGMALSLVALSEDRPTRVRVAGLGLGFLGVLTVLGAWQGFSGLDATGTALALLASLSYPIGWIYVRRTLAGTGASHLSLTGAQLLLATLQLAVVTPLFTSMPAHFPALPLLAIAALGALGTGLAVLLQYGLVAEVGPTTAQMVTYFIPVIATAAGVAILDESLTWSTPVGAVIVLAGAALTQVRARGKR, from the coding sequence ATGCAGGCCGGGGACACCGCCACGCCCCTCCCCGTCCCCCTCCCCCGGCGCGCCCTCGACTGGCGGCTGCGGTTCGGGGCGCTCTCCCTCATCTGGGGCTTCAGCTTTCTGCTCATCAAGGTGGGCACGCACGGTTACGCCCCCTTCCAAGTCACGTTCGGGCGGCTGCTGTTCGGGACGGTGGTGCTCGCGGCGGCGATGGCGGTGAAGCGGGTGCGGCTGCCGCACGGCGCGCGCACGTGGGCCCATCTGGCGGTCGCCGCGTTCCTGCTCAACGCCCTGCCGTTCTCGCTCTTCGCCTACGCCGAGCTGACGATCCCGTCCACGCTCGCGGGCATCTGCAACGCGACCTCGCCGTTGTGGGGCATGGCCCTGTCCCTGGTCGCCCTCTCCGAGGACCGCCCGACCCGCGTCCGCGTGGCCGGCCTGGGCCTGGGCTTCCTGGGTGTCCTCACGGTCCTCGGTGCCTGGCAGGGCTTCAGCGGCCTGGACGCCACGGGCACGGCGCTGGCCCTGCTCGCCTCGCTCAGCTATCCGATCGGCTGGATCTACGTCCGCCGCACACTGGCGGGCACCGGCGCCTCGCATCTCTCGCTGACGGGTGCCCAGTTGCTCCTGGCCACGCTCCAACTGGCGGTCGTCACCCCGCTGTTCACGTCCATGCCGGCCCACTTCCCGGCCCTCCCCCTGCTGGCGATCGCCGCGCTGGGCGCCTTGGGCACAGGCCTCGCCGTCCTCCTCCAGTACGGCCTCGTCGCCGAAGTCGGCCCCACCACCGCCCAGATGGTCACGTACTTCATCCCGGTCATCGCCACGGCGGCGGGCGTCGCGATCCTGGACGAGTCGCTGACCTGGTCGACGCCGGTCGGGGCGGTGATCGTGTTGGCGGGGGCGGCGCTCACGCAGGTGCGGGCGAGGGGGAAGCGGTAG
- a CDS encoding Rieske (2Fe-2S) protein, whose product MTSESFEPVTTPSRRTALAAVGAAGLAVALTACSSSDDSSSGTSSSSDTSGSTSTAGASTAQGDAGGTELAKTSDIPEGGGKIFASKGVVVTQPTAGTYKAFSSKCTHQGCAVSSISSGAIVCPCHGSEFSVTDGSVKKGPATQGLPAEQITVSGDSITLA is encoded by the coding sequence ATGACCAGCGAATCGTTCGAACCCGTCACGACGCCGTCCCGTCGCACCGCGTTGGCGGCGGTCGGCGCGGCGGGACTCGCCGTCGCGCTGACCGCGTGCTCGTCCAGCGACGACTCGTCGTCGGGCACGTCGAGCTCCTCGGACACCTCGGGCTCCACCAGCACGGCCGGGGCGTCCACCGCCCAGGGTGACGCGGGCGGCACCGAGCTGGCGAAGACCTCCGACATCCCCGAGGGCGGCGGCAAGATTTTCGCCAGCAAGGGCGTGGTGGTCACCCAGCCGACGGCGGGCACCTACAAGGCGTTCTCGTCGAAGTGCACCCACCAGGGCTGTGCGGTGAGCAGCATCAGCAGCGGGGCCATCGTCTGCCCGTGTCACGGCAGCGAGTTCTCCGTCACCGACGGCAGCGTCAAGAAGGGTCCGGCCACCCAGGGCCTGCCCGCCGAGCAGATCACCGTCTCCGGGGACTCGATCACGCTGGCGTGA
- a CDS encoding aminotransferase class I/II-fold pyridoxal phosphate-dependent enzyme: MLGGYRIEGRRAADIAADVERAVGSGELEPGQLLPPMRELAVELGVNPNTVAAAYRTLRERGVIETAGRRGSRVRPKPATTGREHIRVDVPAGVRDVSHGNPDPAQLPSLVRAFTSAAEHADREPVMYGDDPVEPDLARIARAELDADGVPAGPVAVTSGSLDAIERVLAAHLKAGDTVAVEDPGWGSLLDLVPALGLRVTPVRVDDEGPLPDDVRAALESGARALIVTDRAQNPTGAVVSGTRARALRSVLSHHPETLLIEDDHGHGIVDQPLHPLAGTTRTWAFVRSVAKAYGPDLRLAVLTGDAVTLDRVRGRQRLGPGWVSRITQRAVARLWADCAVDTPAVASTYGARRDALIAALAERGVAAHGTSGLNVWIPVPDETGAVSRLLHAGWAVAPGARFRLGAPPGIRVTVSTLTPDEAGPLAAAIASASGPAPVRGYV; the protein is encoded by the coding sequence GTGCTAGGAGGATATCGGATCGAAGGGCGACGCGCAGCGGACATTGCGGCGGACGTCGAGCGCGCGGTGGGTTCGGGAGAGCTGGAGCCCGGGCAACTACTGCCACCCATGCGGGAGTTGGCGGTCGAGCTGGGGGTGAACCCGAACACGGTCGCGGCCGCGTACCGGACACTGCGGGAGCGCGGGGTCATCGAGACCGCCGGGCGCCGGGGCAGCCGGGTGCGGCCCAAGCCGGCCACGACCGGCCGTGAGCACATCCGGGTCGACGTGCCGGCGGGAGTGCGCGACGTGTCCCACGGCAACCCGGATCCGGCACAACTTCCCTCCCTGGTGAGGGCGTTCACCTCCGCAGCCGAACACGCCGACCGGGAGCCGGTCATGTACGGCGACGACCCGGTCGAACCCGACCTGGCCCGCATCGCCCGGGCCGAGCTGGACGCGGACGGGGTGCCGGCCGGCCCCGTGGCCGTCACCTCCGGCTCGCTGGACGCCATCGAGCGGGTCCTGGCCGCCCATCTGAAGGCGGGGGACACCGTCGCTGTAGAAGACCCGGGGTGGGGCAGCCTGCTCGACCTCGTACCGGCGCTGGGGCTGCGCGTGACCCCCGTCCGCGTGGACGACGAGGGGCCGCTCCCCGACGACGTGCGCGCCGCGCTGGAGTCCGGCGCGCGGGCCCTGATCGTCACCGACCGGGCGCAGAACCCCACTGGAGCGGTGGTGAGCGGCACGCGTGCACGTGCGTTGCGTTCCGTGCTCAGCCACCACCCGGAGACCCTGCTGATCGAGGACGACCACGGCCATGGCATCGTCGATCAACCCCTGCACCCCCTGGCCGGCACCACCCGCACCTGGGCCTTCGTCCGCTCGGTCGCCAAGGCCTACGGCCCGGACCTACGGCTGGCCGTGCTCACCGGCGACGCCGTGACTCTCGACCGCGTCCGAGGCCGCCAACGGCTGGGCCCGGGCTGGGTCAGCCGCATCACCCAGCGGGCCGTGGCCCGGCTGTGGGCCGACTGCGCGGTGGACACACCGGCGGTGGCGTCCACGTACGGCGCCCGCCGCGACGCGCTGATCGCCGCGCTCGCCGAGCGCGGGGTCGCGGCGCACGGCACCAGCGGCCTCAACGTGTGGATCCCGGTACCGGACGAGACCGGCGCGGTCTCCCGCCTCCTCCACGCCGGTTGGGCGGTGGCTCCGGGCGCCCGCTTCCGCCTGGGCGCACCCCCGGGTATCCGCGTCACCGTCTCGACGCTGACGCCGGACGAGGCCGGGCCGTTGGCGGCGGCGATCGCTTCGGCGAGTGGTCCGGCGCCGGTGCGCGGTTATGTCTGA
- a CDS encoding pyridoxamine 5'-phosphate oxidase family protein, with protein MTATQRRGRKIMMTPEELDEFLTTERTCRVATTSADGTPHVSPLWFAWDGTSLWLYSITRSKRWSDLRRDPRVAVVIDGGHAYDELRGVELSGTVEFVGEAPRTGEPHPELVPVEKLFAQKNFGLDAMPYDRRHAWIRLTPDTLASWDFRKMGAL; from the coding sequence ATGACCGCCACTCAGCGTCGAGGCCGGAAGATCATGATGACACCCGAGGAACTGGACGAGTTCCTCACCACCGAGCGCACCTGCCGCGTCGCGACCACCTCGGCGGACGGCACCCCGCACGTCAGCCCCCTCTGGTTCGCCTGGGACGGCACCTCGCTCTGGCTGTACTCGATCACCCGCAGCAAGCGCTGGTCCGACCTCCGCCGCGACCCGCGCGTCGCCGTGGTCATCGACGGCGGCCACGCCTACGACGAGCTGCGCGGCGTCGAACTCTCCGGCACCGTCGAATTCGTCGGCGAGGCCCCCCGCACGGGCGAGCCGCATCCCGAACTCGTCCCCGTGGAGAAGCTGTTCGCCCAGAAGAACTTCGGGCTCGACGCGATGCCGTACGACAGGCGGCACGCGTGGATACGACTGACGCCGGACACGCTGGCGTCCTGGGACTTCCGCAAGATGGGGGCGCTGTAA
- a CDS encoding cysteine hydrolase yields the protein MPSHEQLSEILDTVSTALLTVECQQGVVGPDSALPELALAARQSGALANVARLVAAAHESGVQVIHAVAERRPDGRGANRNARLFRAAERLPVQQLSGTTAVRVAPPIEVAEEDFVVRRLHGLSPIQGTEVDALLRNLGCRTLIVTGVSANVAIPNAVFDAVNRGYTVVVPRDAIAGVPADYTPAMIRNTLALVATVATTDEVLGCLERPRRARRG from the coding sequence ATGCCGTCGCACGAACAACTCAGTGAGATCCTCGACACGGTGAGTACTGCCCTGCTGACCGTCGAATGTCAACAGGGGGTGGTCGGACCGGACAGCGCCCTGCCCGAACTCGCCCTCGCCGCACGCCAGTCGGGCGCGCTCGCGAACGTGGCCCGACTGGTCGCCGCCGCCCACGAGAGCGGGGTGCAGGTGATCCACGCCGTCGCCGAGCGCCGGCCGGACGGGCGCGGCGCGAACCGCAACGCCCGGCTGTTCCGCGCCGCCGAACGCCTGCCCGTGCAACAGCTGTCGGGCACCACGGCGGTGCGCGTGGCGCCCCCGATCGAGGTCGCCGAGGAGGACTTCGTCGTACGACGGCTGCACGGCCTGTCGCCGATCCAGGGCACCGAAGTCGACGCGCTGTTACGGAACTTGGGCTGCCGCACACTGATCGTCACCGGCGTCTCGGCCAACGTGGCGATTCCCAACGCGGTGTTCGACGCCGTCAACCGGGGCTACACCGTCGTCGTCCCCAGGGACGCCATCGCGGGGGTGCCCGCCGACTACACCCCCGCGATGATCCGCAACACCCTCGCATTGGTCGCTACGGTCGCGACCACGGACGAGGTGCTGGGCTGTCTCGAACGACCGCGCAGGGCACGTCGCGGCTGA
- a CDS encoding LysR family transcriptional regulator, which yields MLNLERLRTLDALARHGSVSGAAEGLHVTTSAVSQQMSKLEREVGQQLLAKNGRGVRLTDAGRLLAEHAGRILSQVELAQADLEAQRGQVVGELRISAFPTAARGLFPTALADLRARHPALRVRSTEQEPESGIAGVVRGDLDLAVVLDWYNKPMPLPDGLVKAPILDDPADVAMPAGHPLAGRDEVDLGEFTDDEWITWAEGEFCHEWLMFTLRSRGIEPIIGHRAAETHTQLGLVAAGLGVCIAPLLGRNPMPTGVVTVPLKQRVRRHVYVVWRADADRRPSIRAAVEALRAAAETVG from the coding sequence ATGTTGAACCTGGAGCGCCTGCGCACCCTGGACGCCCTCGCCCGGCACGGCTCGGTCAGCGGCGCGGCCGAGGGGCTGCATGTCACCACCTCGGCCGTGTCGCAGCAGATGTCCAAGCTGGAGCGGGAGGTGGGTCAGCAGCTCCTCGCCAAGAACGGTCGGGGCGTACGGCTCACCGACGCCGGCCGGCTGCTCGCGGAGCACGCGGGCCGCATCCTCTCCCAGGTGGAGCTGGCCCAGGCCGACCTGGAGGCCCAACGCGGGCAGGTGGTAGGCGAGTTGAGGATCTCCGCGTTCCCCACCGCCGCCCGCGGCCTGTTCCCCACCGCGCTCGCCGACCTGCGCGCCCGCCACCCCGCCCTGCGCGTCCGCTCCACGGAACAGGAACCGGAGAGCGGCATCGCCGGCGTCGTACGCGGCGACCTCGACCTCGCCGTCGTCCTCGACTGGTACAACAAGCCGATGCCGCTCCCGGACGGCCTGGTCAAGGCGCCGATCCTGGACGACCCCGCCGACGTGGCGATGCCGGCCGGTCATCCGCTGGCCGGACGCGACGAGGTGGACCTCGGAGAGTTCACCGACGACGAGTGGATCACCTGGGCCGAGGGCGAGTTCTGCCACGAGTGGCTGATGTTCACCCTGCGCTCCCGCGGCATCGAACCGATCATCGGCCACCGAGCCGCCGAGACCCACACCCAACTCGGCCTGGTGGCCGCCGGTTTGGGCGTCTGCATCGCCCCCCTCCTCGGCCGCAACCCCATGCCCACCGGAGTCGTCACCGTCCCCCTGAAGCAACGGGTCCGCCGACACGTCTACGTCGTCTGGCGCGCCGACGCCGACCGCCGCCCGTCCATCCGCGCGGCGGTCGAGGCACTGCGGGCGGCGGCCGAGACGGTCGGCTGA
- a CDS encoding DUF3037 domain-containing protein — MTERHIIRPSEANTRDVFEYALLRVVPRIERGECVNAGVLVYCRAQSYVGARTHLDEARLLALDPAADVAGIRAALGAVEGVCAGGAAAGQAADDDAGRRFRWLIAPRSTVVQPGPVHTGLTVDPAAEAERLLDLLVR, encoded by the coding sequence GTGACCGAGCGCCACATCATCCGCCCGAGCGAGGCGAACACCCGGGACGTCTTCGAGTACGCCCTCCTCCGGGTCGTACCGCGCATCGAGCGCGGCGAGTGCGTCAACGCCGGGGTCCTCGTCTACTGCCGCGCCCAGTCCTACGTAGGCGCTCGCACCCATCTGGACGAAGCGAGGCTGCTCGCTCTCGACCCGGCGGCCGACGTGGCCGGAATCCGGGCCGCGCTGGGCGCCGTGGAAGGTGTGTGTGCGGGGGGTGCGGCGGCCGGGCAGGCGGCGGACGACGATGCCGGGCGGCGGTTCCGGTGGCTGATCGCGCCGCGGTCCACCGTGGTGCAGCCGGGGCCCGTGCACACCGGTCTCACCGTCGATCCGGCGGCCGAGGCGGAGCGCCTGCTGGACCTGCTGGTGAGGTAA
- a CDS encoding HipA family kinase → MLKEVIATRYITPLREGGSLPGLVEGDDLGTYVMKFSGAGQGRKTLVAEVVVGELARRLGFRVPRLVTLDLDPVLGLGEPDQQVQELLKSSGGTNLGMDFLSGALGFDPLAFTVSPEEAGRIVWFDALVNNVDRSWRNPNLLMWHGDPWLIDHGATMIWHHNWPGAQTSAARPYDAADHVLARFAPDVATAAVDLAPKVTEELLAEVTAEIPDAWLTGEPGFDTPDLLREAYAAPLLARVPLIHDRIKGLQ, encoded by the coding sequence ATGCTCAAGGAAGTCATCGCGACCCGCTACATCACGCCCCTGCGCGAGGGCGGCTCGCTGCCGGGGCTCGTCGAGGGCGACGACCTCGGGACCTACGTCATGAAATTCAGCGGCGCCGGACAGGGCCGCAAGACGCTCGTCGCCGAGGTCGTCGTGGGGGAACTGGCCCGTCGGCTGGGCTTCCGGGTGCCCCGCCTGGTGACCCTCGACCTCGACCCGGTGCTCGGCCTCGGCGAACCCGACCAGCAGGTCCAGGAACTGCTCAAGTCCAGCGGCGGCACCAACCTCGGCATGGACTTCCTGTCCGGCGCGCTCGGCTTCGACCCGCTCGCCTTCACGGTGAGCCCCGAGGAGGCCGGCCGGATCGTCTGGTTCGACGCGCTGGTCAACAACGTCGACCGCTCCTGGCGCAACCCCAACCTCCTGATGTGGCACGGCGATCCGTGGCTCATCGACCACGGCGCCACCATGATCTGGCACCACAACTGGCCCGGCGCCCAGACCTCCGCGGCCCGCCCCTACGACGCCGCCGACCACGTGCTGGCCCGCTTCGCACCGGACGTAGCGACCGCGGCCGTGGACCTGGCACCGAAGGTCACCGAGGAACTCCTCGCCGAGGTCACCGCCGAGATCCCCGACGCCTGGCTGACCGGCGAACCCGGCTTCGACACCCCGGACCTCCTCCGTGAGGCGTACGCGGCACCCCTCCTCGCGCGCGTGCCCCTCATCCACGACCGCATCAAGGGACTCCAGTGA